The Brachyspira hyodysenteriae ATCC 27164 genome includes a window with the following:
- a CDS encoding efflux RND transporter permease subunit — MKKFITFIVNRPTTVFVTLVSMFIIGFISISRLSINYLPNMEVPIISIKTTYDNAGAEEVEKSVTRVIESAVSSVNNVKTIKSKSKESESNVEIEFNWGTDLQTAADDIREAIDMIRSSLPDDADNPNISKFSTDSEPIMNIAFFGTDNLASLYDLVDSQILTRLEQVEGVAQTEIRGGLKKIICVDIDLNRLNAYSININDIVHTLSLENQNVAGGETYEGVYKYNIRTTGEFKEVNDIEDVVIMLKNQVYPVKVRDIAYVHEDYEDDSEIVRINGQKALTIAVTKESGGNIIQIARDVEKRLSTINLPSGVYYQILFNSSDTIKNSIHNVLNTVWQGALFAVLVLMIYLWDIRSVFIISISIPVSVITTFILMYFFNITINVISLSGLVLGVGMMVDNSIVVLENIFYYSNYYSKYNINKNDKRTIKINNIKSSIIGTSEVSIAITASTLTSVCVFLPFLFVKGQMGQMFSDLCITVSISLLTSLFVALTIVPLLASRLNKLNPDSKLNLLLIRLENFFNKNLHNNIEKFYVSTLAVVIKNKKKSFALISILLSLSLFLLLTNIGKEGYPVSDEGTIISRLRLPVGARVEFTDMFINKMEHDIESAVSNNMAYYETRVRTGRNEHHGEVRVKLIDRENGRKFDISHYIESIRNKVDGYPGRIELNSENTAMGKPKNYSAIIIELVGDDLDRGYDVASNVIAAVNNVEGVRNVLIKEDDSNHELIFDVDRDLVSKMGININTIANIIRTSFSGTTASKMTLNNSIYVDTDIIVRLEDINRDDISSIQKIMIPTSNGIVPISSLVDIHKSTGPIEINRKNDKRIIEINASAYGRPINEIITDIRKELNKIYIPSGFSVNFSGDYEDMQEAFVQLIVSLIMALVFVYAIIAGQFESYITPFVISLAVPFALFGALIFLYFSGNTLNVYSGIGIIMLVGIVVNNGIVLIDYMNRVVIERKIRWDNAALESCKRRLRPVLMTSLTTILGLLPMIFEIGSGSEMYRPLAIAVCGGLIFSTMFTLIIIPSVYSSFRNRFNIKIRED, encoded by the coding sequence ATGAAAAAATTTATTACTTTCATAGTAAATAGACCTACAACAGTATTTGTTACATTGGTGTCCATGTTCATAATTGGATTTATCAGTATATCAAGACTCAGTATCAATTATCTTCCAAATATGGAAGTTCCTATTATCAGTATAAAAACAACTTATGATAATGCAGGAGCTGAGGAAGTAGAGAAATCTGTTACAAGAGTAATTGAAAGTGCTGTATCATCTGTTAATAATGTAAAAACTATTAAATCAAAGTCAAAAGAATCGGAATCTAATGTTGAAATAGAATTTAATTGGGGAACGGATTTACAAACTGCTGCTGATGATATAAGAGAAGCTATTGATATGATTAGATCTTCTTTGCCTGATGATGCAGATAATCCAAATATATCTAAATTTTCAACAGATTCAGAACCTATAATGAATATAGCTTTTTTTGGTACGGATAATTTAGCATCTTTATATGATTTAGTTGATAGTCAAATACTTACTAGATTAGAGCAGGTTGAAGGAGTAGCCCAGACAGAAATAAGAGGCGGATTAAAAAAGATAATTTGTGTTGATATAGATTTAAATAGACTTAATGCATATTCTATAAATATTAATGATATAGTACATACATTATCTTTGGAGAATCAGAATGTGGCAGGCGGTGAAACTTATGAAGGCGTATATAAATATAATATAAGAACAACAGGAGAGTTCAAAGAAGTTAATGATATTGAAGATGTAGTTATAATGCTTAAAAATCAAGTTTATCCTGTAAAGGTGAGAGATATAGCCTATGTACATGAAGATTATGAAGATGATTCAGAAATCGTTCGTATAAACGGACAAAAAGCTTTAACTATTGCTGTAACAAAAGAATCCGGAGGAAATATTATACAGATAGCAAGAGATGTAGAGAAAAGGCTCAGTACTATTAATTTACCTTCAGGTGTTTATTATCAAATACTTTTCAATAGCTCGGATACAATAAAGAATTCTATTCATAATGTTTTGAATACAGTGTGGCAGGGAGCTTTATTTGCTGTGCTAGTTCTTATGATATATTTATGGGATATAAGAAGCGTATTTATAATAAGTATTTCAATACCTGTATCTGTAATAACTACTTTTATATTGATGTATTTTTTCAATATCACTATTAATGTAATATCTCTTTCAGGGCTTGTGCTTGGTGTAGGAATGATGGTTGATAATTCTATAGTAGTGTTAGAAAATATTTTTTATTACAGCAATTATTATTCTAAATATAATATTAATAAAAATGATAAAAGAACTATTAAAATAAATAATATAAAATCTTCTATAATAGGTACAAGCGAAGTATCTATAGCAATAACAGCTTCAACTTTAACAAGTGTCTGTGTGTTTCTTCCATTTCTCTTTGTTAAAGGACAAATGGGGCAGATGTTTAGTGATTTATGTATTACTGTTTCTATATCATTATTAACTTCTCTTTTTGTGGCTTTGACTATAGTACCATTATTAGCTTCAAGATTAAATAAGCTAAATCCTGACAGTAAATTGAATTTGTTGTTAATAAGATTAGAAAATTTTTTTAATAAAAATCTTCATAATAATATAGAAAAATTTTATGTAAGCACATTAGCAGTAGTGATAAAAAATAAAAAGAAATCATTCGCTTTAATATCTATTTTACTAAGTTTATCATTATTTTTATTATTGACTAATATAGGTAAAGAAGGATATCCTGTATCAGATGAAGGCACTATTATATCGAGATTAAGACTTCCTGTTGGAGCTAGGGTAGAGTTTACTGACATGTTTATAAATAAGATGGAGCATGATATAGAAAGTGCTGTTAGTAATAATATGGCGTACTATGAAACCAGAGTAAGAACCGGAAGAAATGAACATCATGGAGAGGTTAGGGTAAAATTAATAGATAGAGAAAATGGAAGGAAATTTGATATTAGTCATTATATAGAGAGCATAAGAAATAAAGTTGATGGATATCCAGGAAGAATAGAACTTAATTCTGAAAATACAGCTATGGGAAAACCCAAAAATTACAGTGCAATCATTATAGAGCTTGTAGGAGATGATCTTGACAGGGGATATGATGTGGCAAGCAATGTTATAGCTGCAGTTAATAATGTTGAGGGTGTTAGAAATGTTTTGATAAAAGAAGATGATTCTAATCATGAGCTTATTTTTGATGTGGATAGAGATTTAGTATCAAAAATGGGTATCAATATTAATACTATTGCAAATATTATAAGAACTTCTTTCAGCGGTACAACAGCAAGTAAGATGACTTTAAATAATTCTATATATGTTGATACTGATATAATAGTTCGTTTAGAAGATATAAATAGAGATGATATTTCAAGCATTCAAAAAATTATGATACCAACTTCAAATGGTATAGTACCTATATCATCACTTGTAGATATACATAAATCTACAGGACCTATAGAAATTAACAGAAAGAATGATAAAAGAATAATAGAGATAAATGCAAGTGCTTATGGAAGACCTATAAATGAAATAATTACAGATATTAGAAAAGAGCTTAATAAAATATATATACCAAGCGGATTTTCTGTTAATTTTTCAGGAGATTATGAAGATATGCAGGAAGCATTCGTTCAATTAATAGTATCTTTAATAATGGCTTTAGTATTTGTATATGCCATAATAGCAGGACAATTTGAATCTTATATTACGCCTTTTGTTATATCTTTGGCTGTTCCTTTTGCATTATTCGGTGCTTTAATATTCTTGTACTTTTCAGGAAATACTTTAAATGTTTACAGCGGAATAGGTATTATAATGCTTGTAGGAATAGTTGTTAATAACGGGATAGTTTTAATAGATTATATGAATAGGGTTGTAATAGAGAGAAAGATAAGGTGGGATAATGCAGCATTAGAGTCATGCAAAAGAAGATTAAGACCTGTACTTATGACATCATTGACTACAATATTAGGATTATTACCCATGATTTTTGAAATAGGAAGCGGAAGCGAAATGTACAGACCTTTAGCTATAGCAGTTTGCGGAGGGCTTATATTTTCTACGATGTTTACTCTTATAATAATACCTTCTGTTTATTCTAGCTTCAGAAACAGATTCAATATAAAAATACGTGAAGATTAA